The DNA sequence ggaagcagatgGGTTTGCTCTAACATATCCTTATGGAAGGAGCACTTGAAGAATCCTCACAAAATACTGCTCTTGAAGTATGAGGAGATGAAAAGTGATTCAAGGGGACAATTGAAAAGGTTAGCTTCATTTCTTGGTAAGCCATTTCTTAATAGCTTAGAAAGGCTTAAGAACTTGGAGGTGAAGAAGAATGACAATGATAGATGGAGTGGCATAGCCAATAATGCATTCTTTAGGCCTGGGATTGTCGGTGACTGGAAGAATGTCTTCACCCCTGAGATGATAGAGCGACTTGATGAAATCACTAGCTTGAAGTTAGAGGGTTCTGGCCTATACCTCCAAGAGAATTTTATAGCAGCAAGTCAGTATAGTCTACTAGCAACTATGATACTTAAGGTAGTTGGCATCTTGTATTATCCTTGATAGAGAACCCTATTGGGCTTCCAATGATGAGTGAAAAATTAATCAAGA is a window from the Macadamia integrifolia cultivar HAES 741 chromosome 5, SCU_Mint_v3, whole genome shotgun sequence genome containing:
- the LOC122079984 gene encoding cytosolic sulfotransferase 17-like, whose translation is MPYNVLPTSIKDAECKFVYVTRSPKDAFVSLWHFANADRGPERRLPIVVEDVFESLCTNIYLVKWVCSNISLWKEHLKNPHKILLLKYEEMKSDSRGQLKRLASFLGKPFLNSLERLKNLEVKKNDNDRWSGIANNAFFRPGIVGDWKNVFTPEMIERLDEITSLKLEGSGLYLQENFIAASQYSLLATMILKVVGILYYP